The DNA region CCTAGATCCGGCAGGCCAACCCCTGATTAAGACCATGGAAAATGGAACAGAAATCTCTACTCCTGATGCCAAGGCCGTCGCCTCCGAGGCAATCCCGGGAGATCCCTCGACCGCCTCCAAATCTAGCCGCTGAACAAGCTGCTCACCCTCCTTATGCACAGCTACAGATTTTCTTTACGAAACTCCTTCAGTTTCCACGCTATCCTGTTAGTTGCGACCATTGTCACGGCCAATCTCGCTTCCTGGAAACTGACGGCACAGACTGCATCCGTCGCTGCAGATTCAGAACGAGCCATCGTACGTAGTCAGGAAGACCTGATTCAGGCACGCTCACTGATGCAGTCTGCCATGCAGAAATACTCACAGCACGACCTGCAAGGTGCCTATGCACAAGCCGCACAAGCCATGACAATGGTGCCTTCAGGCACTTCTGCCAATCCCACGAGGAACGCCCTTCTCTCAGACTACACGACCATCGCCTTGGCCTTTTCTCGTGAGCTCGCAGACAACGGAGTCTTTACCGATAGCATCGCTAAAAAATCCGGCGTCATGAACGCCAACGGTCTTCCTCTCTCGGCTGAAAGCGTTGCCAAATCCATCTTGGACCCTTCCATGAATCCAGGCTCTAAAGCCGCAGTAAAATTTCTCTCCGATCTGGAACAGCCAGGCATCTTCAACAAGACAGTCACGCCGGCCTTCGCCGCCAAACGCGAAGAGGTGATCAAGCTTCTCAGGCAAGCTTCAGACCTTACAAAAACAGGTCGCGATGAACTGGCCCTCAAACAATACGAGGCGATCCTTCAAATCGACCCTTATAACAACGCGGCACGAAAAGGAATGGAGGAAATCCACAACTCCACGATCAAGTACGCTGACGAGTCCTATAATGAGACGCGAAGCAGAATGCTCTGGCAGGTTGAGAAATCCTGGGAGCGCCCACCCCGTAAGTCGAAGCAGGGGCGCACGACCGAATCAGTGGGTCGTCAACAGGACATCCGAGGAACGGATCAGATCACAGCAAAGCTGAATTCCATTATCATACCTAAGATCGACCTGAGCGACTCACCGATCAGTGAGGCGGTCGAATACCTCAAGCAGAAAAGCGTCGAACAGGATCCAAACCACAAGGGTGTGAATATTTTCCTGAAGCTCGGCTCACAACCATCCTCATTACCAACTCAGGCTGAGATCTCCACCAATGCCGCCGCTAGCGCTGTACCCGCGCAGCCAAATGCGGGATCAACAGAGCCTCATATCACACTGGCTCTCTCCCATGTGCCTCTCTATGTAGCCCTCGATTACATCAGCAAGCTTTGCAACCTGAAGCTTAAGGTCGATCCCTATGCTATCTCGATCGTCCCTCTCTCCGAACCAACGGATATACTGATCACCAAGGAATATCAGGTTCCCCCAACCTTCATCCCACCCAAGCCGCTTGACTCGGGAAGCGCGCTTCCTCAGGCCGGAACAGCTCCCAGCGCCGCAAACATGCCCCGTGTTGCCGCTCGTTACAATGCTCAAGACTATCTCCTCTCTCAAGGGGTCGAGTTTCCTACTGGCTCGAGTGCCAACTACCTGCCCTCTGGTAGCAAGCTTGTGGTGCGTAATACACGCGACAATATCGATCAGATTGATGCCCTTGTGGATGCGGCCATGGGAGTTGCTCCTTCTCAGGTTGATATCCAGACAAAATTCATAGAAATCAATCAGAACAACATTCAGGAGCTTGGATTCGACTGGTTGCTGGGACCATTTAGCATCGGAGGTAGCGGGGTCTATGGAAGCGGCGGTGGTGGATCCAACTCTCTGAATAGTGCGAACTATCCCTTCAATTCGGCAGGCATGAATACCGTGGGCAGTCTCCGGAGTGGTGATCGGGCCATCAGCCAGAATTCCATCGGCGCACTTCTAGCTGGCCAGGCAGGCGGTTCCATAGCGCCTGCCCCCGGAGTCTTCAGCGTGGCTGGGGTCTTCACGGATCCCCAATTCCAGATGGTCATTCATGCCCTGAATCAGAAAAAAGGGGTGGATTTGATGGCCGCCCCAAAGGTCACGACCAAGAGCGGCGTCAAAGCCACGGTCAAAATCGTCAATGAGTTCATCTATCCGCGCCAGTACGACCCTCCAACTTTTAGTCAAGCCGGCGGGGGGGGACAGGGCGGAACTACTACACAAAATCCATTAACAATCCCTCCGCCAACAGTCACTCCCTCCTTTCCCAGGGATTTTACCAAACAGGATCTCGGCGTAGTCTTGGAGGCCAAACCGACGATTGGGCCTGATGGGTACACGATCGATCTGGAGTTAAACCCCAAGGTCACGGACTTTGATGGCTTCATCAATTATGGATCCCCCATTAATGGCGTGGGATATCAATTAGGAACTTTTTTACAAGTTCCTGCCCTCATCCCAATCTCGCAAACACTCACTACGAATACTATCAACCAACCGGTCTTTAGCGTGCGCGAAGTCAATACCTTCGTAACGGTCTGGGATGGCCAGACCGTGGCACTCGGCGGTCTCATCCGTGAAGATGTGCAAAAAATCCAGGACAAGGTGCCGATCCTGGGAGACATTCCGATGGCTGGCCGCCTCTTTCGCTCCGATGCAGACCAGAAAATCAAAAAGAACTTGGTCATCTTTGTCACGCCGCGAATCCTCGATGCCGAAGGCCAGCCGCGTCGCGGCGACACTGAGGAATCAGAGATCGTGACGCCGCTGGGGCTACCTCAAGAGATGCCCCAGCCATCCATGACCTCGTCCGCTGTCAGGGGGAAATAATCACAGTGCGGATCAAGAGAAGGAAGGTACTCTTGATCTGCTGAAACCATAAGATGCCATCAGATGCCATCAATAGCGATCACGGGCAGTATAGGGAGTGGCAAATCCCTTGCCCTAAAATTAATAGCTCAGCTTCTACCATCGGACATCTACAACGCTGATCTCGAAAATCGCAAACTTCTGGACCATGATGAAGAGGTCCGTGAACTTATCAGAAAGGCATTTGGTGAGGCTTGTTTTGACAGCATGGGATGTCCGGACAGGAAACACCTTTTTGAACTCATCACCTCGGATCAATCGGCGAAAACCTTGCTTGAGGGAATTCTCCATCCGCGATTAGAGAAAGTCTGGAAACCGCTTGCTCTCGCATCCAAGGGAACCAAAGGTGATTTTTTCATCGCAGAAATCCCTCTTCTTTATGAGAAAGGTTTGGAAAACTTCTTCGATAGGGTCATTCTGGTTGCCTGCTCAGACTCAGTTAGGAAAGAAAGACTGAAGCTGAATCGCCGACTCTCTCACACCGAAACTTCGGCTTGGTTAAAAAACCAAACTGCTCAGGAGCAAAAAGTCCTCCTTTCGGATCACCTTCTTTGGAATGACTCCTCGACTTCCGCTCTGGAACTCCAGATCCATCATCTCATACCGCTTTTGAAAAACCTATGAACTCCGGTCCCATCTCTCATGAAGCCGATGCGGAACTCCCCTTGACTGATGGGGTGCCTCCTAACCCCTCGAATGATTTGCCTGTTGAGATTCCCCCTCCTCTCGACATGAAGATACTTCACACCTCAAGTCATGAGAACCTCTTGAAGTTGATTGCATC from Verrucomicrobiota bacterium includes:
- a CDS encoding type II and III secretion system protein; amino-acid sequence: MHSYRFSLRNSFSFHAILLVATIVTANLASWKLTAQTASVAADSERAIVRSQEDLIQARSLMQSAMQKYSQHDLQGAYAQAAQAMTMVPSGTSANPTRNALLSDYTTIALAFSRELADNGVFTDSIAKKSGVMNANGLPLSAESVAKSILDPSMNPGSKAAVKFLSDLEQPGIFNKTVTPAFAAKREEVIKLLRQASDLTKTGRDELALKQYEAILQIDPYNNAARKGMEEIHNSTIKYADESYNETRSRMLWQVEKSWERPPRKSKQGRTTESVGRQQDIRGTDQITAKLNSIIIPKIDLSDSPISEAVEYLKQKSVEQDPNHKGVNIFLKLGSQPSSLPTQAEISTNAAASAVPAQPNAGSTEPHITLALSHVPLYVALDYISKLCNLKLKVDPYAISIVPLSEPTDILITKEYQVPPTFIPPKPLDSGSALPQAGTAPSAANMPRVAARYNAQDYLLSQGVEFPTGSSANYLPSGSKLVVRNTRDNIDQIDALVDAAMGVAPSQVDIQTKFIEINQNNIQELGFDWLLGPFSIGGSGVYGSGGGGSNSLNSANYPFNSAGMNTVGSLRSGDRAISQNSIGALLAGQAGGSIAPAPGVFSVAGVFTDPQFQMVIHALNQKKGVDLMAAPKVTTKSGVKATVKIVNEFIYPRQYDPPTFSQAGGGGQGGTTTQNPLTIPPPTVTPSFPRDFTKQDLGVVLEAKPTIGPDGYTIDLELNPKVTDFDGFINYGSPINGVGYQLGTFLQVPALIPISQTLTTNTINQPVFSVREVNTFVTVWDGQTVALGGLIREDVQKIQDKVPILGDIPMAGRLFRSDADQKIKKNLVIFVTPRILDAEGQPRRGDTEESEIVTPLGLPQEMPQPSMTSSAVRGK
- the coaE gene encoding dephospho-CoA kinase (Dephospho-CoA kinase (CoaE) performs the final step in coenzyme A biosynthesis.), whose protein sequence is MPSIAITGSIGSGKSLALKLIAQLLPSDIYNADLENRKLLDHDEEVRELIRKAFGEACFDSMGCPDRKHLFELITSDQSAKTLLEGILHPRLEKVWKPLALASKGTKGDFFIAEIPLLYEKGLENFFDRVILVACSDSVRKERLKLNRRLSHTETSAWLKNQTAQEQKVLLSDHLLWNDSSTSALELQIHHLIPLLKNL